The Snodgrassella alvi wkB2 genome window below encodes:
- the bfr gene encoding bacterioferritin, protein MQGDRLALQALNKNLGLLLVSINQYFLHARILRNWGFAELGEALYKHSIRDMKSADALIERILLLEGLPNLQEYGKILVGENIIEILQCDQQAEQAKHVALADAIAVCESQLDFVSRDLLEQQKAVNEEYLDWLGTQLDLIEEVGLANYAQTAAQAD, encoded by the coding sequence ATGCAGGGTGATCGTCTGGCCTTACAGGCATTGAATAAAAATCTGGGTCTGCTGCTGGTATCTATCAATCAGTATTTTTTACATGCACGGATATTACGTAACTGGGGTTTTGCCGAACTGGGTGAGGCATTATACAAACATTCGATTCGCGATATGAAAAGTGCGGATGCACTGATTGAACGTATTCTGCTGCTGGAAGGACTGCCAAATTTACAGGAATACGGCAAAATTCTGGTTGGCGAAAATATCATTGAAATTCTGCAATGTGACCAGCAGGCAGAACAGGCAAAACATGTGGCACTGGCTGATGCCATTGCAGTATGTGAAAGCCAGCTGGATTTTGTCTCCCGTGATTTGCTTGAACAGCAAAAAGCAGTAAATGAAGAATATCTGGACTGGCTGGGAACACAGCTAGACCTGATTGAAGAAGTTGGTCTGGCTAATTATGCCCAGACCGCAGCGCAGGCAGACTGA
- the bfr gene encoding bacterioferritin, producing the protein MEGKKVVLDCLNRLLAGELAARDQYFAHSRMYEDMGYMKLFQRIDHEMQEETDHAHQFIHRILMLNGKPEMVPDAINVGTDVISMLENDLATELCVRQNLKDAIKLCEQEQDYVTRQFLVTQLKDTEEDHAHWLEQQLRQIEIMGLPNYLQSQL; encoded by the coding sequence ATGGAAGGCAAAAAAGTTGTACTGGATTGTTTAAACCGGTTACTGGCAGGAGAGCTGGCCGCACGTGACCAGTATTTTGCGCATTCACGCATGTATGAAGATATGGGCTATATGAAGCTTTTTCAGCGTATAGACCATGAGATGCAGGAAGAAACCGATCATGCTCACCAGTTTATTCACCGTATTCTGATGCTCAATGGCAAACCGGAAATGGTACCGGATGCAATTAATGTCGGTACTGATGTGATTAGTATGCTTGAAAATGATCTGGCAACAGAGCTTTGTGTACGCCAGAATCTGAAAGATGCAATTAAGCTGTGTGAGCAGGAACAGGACTACGTCACCCGGCAGTTTCTGGTGACACAGCTGAAAGATACTGAAGAAGACCATGCCCACTGGCTGGAGCAACAGTTACGCCAGATTGAAATAATGGGTTTGCCGAATTATCTGCAAAGCCAGCTGTAA
- a CDS encoding SDR family oxidoreductase has protein sequence MKHQEGLQDPRTKYYHQDFSKQHQPAPGLQSRMDPVPDCGERSYEGHGRLHGRKILVTGADSGIGRAAAIAYAREGADLAINYLPAEEEDAKQVAALAQEAGRKVVCIPGDLSDEHFCKQLVEKAHTELGGLDGLTLVAGKQTAVERFCDISTEQLKKTFEVNIFSLFWVIQTAMPHLPAGATIVTTSSVQAYQPSPNLVDYATTKAGIVAFTQALAKQVAAKGIRVNSVAPGPIWTALEITGGQPPEAIPKFGQSESVLGRAGQPAELASTYVFLMSEESSYVTAQVYGVTGGIVL, from the coding sequence ATGAAGCATCAAGAAGGTTTACAAGATCCAAGAACCAAGTACTACCATCAGGATTTTTCTAAACAGCATCAGCCTGCACCGGGCTTGCAGAGCAGAATGGATCCGGTGCCGGATTGCGGTGAAAGAAGCTATGAAGGTCATGGTCGTTTGCACGGCCGTAAAATTCTGGTAACTGGTGCCGATTCAGGTATTGGTCGTGCTGCTGCTATCGCTTATGCACGCGAAGGTGCCGATCTGGCCATTAATTATTTGCCAGCTGAAGAAGAGGATGCCAAACAGGTTGCTGCTCTGGCACAGGAAGCCGGCCGTAAGGTGGTGTGCATACCCGGTGATTTGAGTGACGAGCATTTTTGCAAACAGCTGGTTGAAAAAGCTCATACTGAGCTGGGCGGCCTTGATGGTTTGACTTTAGTGGCTGGTAAACAGACTGCGGTAGAGCGTTTCTGTGATATCAGCACCGAACAGTTGAAAAAGACTTTTGAAGTGAATATTTTTTCCCTGTTCTGGGTAATTCAGACTGCTATGCCGCACTTGCCTGCTGGTGCCACTATTGTGACGACCAGCTCTGTACAGGCATATCAGCCTAGCCCGAATCTGGTCGACTATGCCACTACTAAAGCCGGAATTGTGGCTTTTACTCAGGCGTTGGCTAAACAGGTTGCCGCCAAAGGTATCCGGGTTAATTCTGTGGCTCCCGGCCCAATCTGGACTGCACTGGAAATTACCGGTGGTCAGCCTCCTGAAGCTATTCCGAAATTCGGTCAGAGTGAATCAGTACTTGGTCGTGCCGGACAGCCTGCCGAACTAGCATCTACCTATGTTTTCTTAATGTCTGAAGAATCCAGCTATGTGACAGCACAGGTATACGGAGTAACTGGTGGTATTGTGCTGTAA